The Primulina eburnea isolate SZY01 chromosome 8, ASM2296580v1, whole genome shotgun sequence genome contains a region encoding:
- the LOC140838801 gene encoding receptor-like serine/threonine-protein kinase SD1-8 isoform X1: MRNTTQHLLVSLVFFPFLTVSLDLISTTRFLTNEQVLVSSTGEFQLGFFTPGRSNNWYIGIWYKNIEVPTFVWVGNRDVPLRNSSGVLKISAGNGDLVLVDDSGQLVWSANYSSGGNTVAELLDSGNLVLRLENDANTENYLWQSFDHPTDTLLPGMKLGWDSKTGLNRYINSWKSADDPSVGDYSFKLDVIGFPEIYLRHKDGVIKYRSGPWNGIGFSGVPEMKPSTVASFLFKMNPDEVYYSFDLYNKSVYSRLTVSSSGILQRFTWIPTSKIWNLFWYAPKDQCDYYKECGAYGICDPNSSPICKCIKGFKPKNPQAWNLRDGSEGCVRFDDLDCKNDGFLTLNNMKLPDSGTAFVDPAMHLDQCQQLCKSNCSCLGYSNFNITNGGSGCAIWPTGLYDMRQYTAAEGGQSFYVRVAAFDSEPVVLAHGNSSDKKGALKIAGITTGIVILLVALVIFFLWNKGKSKTSQSNSLKHRASTVPRSQDFLMSSPTIPSKRDYSKETAADEIELPLFDFDTIVAVTKNFSEANKLGQGGFGSVYRGMLVEGQEIAVKRLSKSSGQGTEEFKNEVKLIARLQHRNLVRLLGCCIEMEEKMLIYEYMENKSLDSILFKKNKSSLLDWPRRFNIICGVARGLLYLHQDSRFRIIHRDLKASNILLDKDMNPKISDFGMARIFGGDQTEANTKKIVGTYGYMAPEYAMDGLFSVKSDVFSFGVLVLEIVSGKKNRGFYQTNHHLNLLAYAWGLYREGKALELIDSDSGKLYSASEAMRCIQVGLLCVQEHAEDRPNMSTVVLMLNSESASMPQPKNPGFCLGRRPVETDSSSSKQYESCTVNQATVTMIDGR, encoded by the exons ATGAGAAACACCACTCAGCACCTCTTGGTTTCATTAGTTTTCTTCCCTTTTCTCACAGTATCACTTGATCTAATATCCACAACCCGATTTCTAACCAATGAACAAGTTTTAGTCTCTTCCACAGGAGAATTCCAGCTGGGTTTCTTCACTCCAGGTAGATCCAACAACTGGTACATCGGAATTTGGTATAAGAACATTGAAGTGCCAACTTTTGTCTGGGTAGGTAACAGAGATGTACCACTCAGAAATTCATCTGGAGTTTTGAAAATCAGTGCCGGTAATGGAGACCTAGTTCTCGTGGACGATTCGGGGCAGTTGGTTTGGTCAGCGAATTATTCCTCAGGGGGGAACACGGTTGCGGAATTGCTCGATTCAGGGAATCTTGTTCTTCGCCTAGAAAATGATGCGAACACTGAAAATTACCTCTGGCAAAGCTTCGATCACCCGACGGACACTTTGCTACCGGGCATGAAACTAGGCTGGGACTCGAAAACGGGGCTGAATCGATACATCAACTCGTGGAAAAGCGCCGATGATCCATCTGTAGGAGACTACAGTTTCAAGCTGGACGTCATTGGGTTCCCGGAAATATACTTGAGACATAAAGATGGTGTAATCAAGTACCGGAGCGGACCCTGGAATGGGATCGGATTCAGTGGGGTCCCGGAAATGAAACCTAGTACAGTCGCCTCTTTTCTGTTCAAGATGAATCCAGATGAAGTGTACTATTCCTTCGACTTATATAACAAATCAGTTTATTCAAGATTGACAGTAAGTTCTTCCGGCATTCTGCAGCGTTTCACCTGGATCCCAACCAGCAAAATCTGGAATTTATTCTGGTACGCCCCTAAGGATCAGTGTGATTACTACAAAGAATGTGGGGCTTACGGAATTTGTGACCCAAATTCGTCGCCTATATGCAAGTGCATTAAAGGGTTCAAGCCTAAAAATCCTCAGGCGTGGAATTTGAGGGACGGGTCCGAAGGATGTGTTCGGTTCGACGATTTGGACTGTAAAAACGATGGATTTCTAACGTTGAACAATATGAAGCTGCCTGATAGCGGGACTGCTTTTGTGGATCCAGCGATGCATTTGGATCAGTGTCAACAACTGTGCAAGAGCAATTGTTCGTGTCTGGGTTATTCGAATTTTAACATTACTAACGGTGGCTCCGGCTGCGCCATATGGCCGACGGGCTTGTACGATATGAGGCAATACACGGCAGCAGAAGGCGGCCAGAGTTTCTATGTTCGGGTGGCTGCTTTTGACTCAG AACCAGTCGTATTAGCGCATGGAAACAGCTCGGACAAGAAAGGAGCCCTCAAGATTGCTGGCATTACTACCGGCATTGTGATTCTGCTCGTGGCACTTGTCATCTTCTTCTTGTGGAATAAGGGGAAATCAAAAACTTCACAAAGTAACAGTTTAAAGCACAGAG CAAGTACAGTTCCTAGAAGTCAAGATTTTCTCATGAGTTCACCAACTATACCTAGCAAAAGGGATTACTCGAAAGAAACTGCAGCAGATGAGATAGAATTGCCGTTATTTGACTTCGACACAATAGTTGCCGTGACAAAAAATTTTTCTGAGGCGAATAAACTGGGCCAAGGCGGTTTTGGTAGCGTCTACAGG GGTATGCTGGTGGAAGGCCAGGAAATTGCAGTGAAGAGGCTCTCCAAAAGTTCTGGCCAAGGAACAGAGGAGTTCAAGAATGAGGTTAAGTTGATTGCTAGACTTCAacatagaaatcttgttcgttTACTCGGTTGCTGTATCGAAATGGAGGAGAAGATGTTGATTTACGAGTATATGGAAAACAAAAGCCTTGATTCCATTCTATTCA AGAAAAATAAAAGTTCATTACTTGACTGGCCAAGGAGGTTCAACATCATATGTGGGGTTGCACGAGGGCTTCTCTATCTCCACCAAGATTCAAGATTTCGAATCATCCACAGAGATCTCAAAGCAAGCAACATTCTCCTAGATAAAGACATGAATCCGAAAATATCAGATTTCGGAATGGCAAGAATCTTCGGAGGGGATCAGACAGAAgcaaacacaaaaaaaattgtAGGAACATA TGGCTACATGGCCCCCGAATACGCGATGGACGGTCTCTTCTCTGTGAAATCTGATGTTTTCAGCTTCGGGGTTCTAGTCTTAGAGATCGTGAGCGGCAAGAAGAACCGAGGATTCTATCAAACAAATCACCACCTAAATCTTCTGGCCTAC GCATGGGGATTATACAGGGAAGGAAAAGCTTTGGAGCTAATAGACTCAGATTCTGGTAAATTATATTCAGCAAGTGAAGCAATGAGATGCATACAGGTAGGATTGTTGTGTGTACAAGAACACGCAGAGGACAGACCGAACATGTCGACTGTTGTTTTGATGTTGAACAGTGAATCTGCATCAATGCCACAGCCTAAGAATCCCGGGTTTTGCCTCGGAAGACGGCCAGTTGAAACAGATTCATCCTCGAGTAAACAATATGAATCATGCACGGTAAACCAAGCAACTGTTACAATGATAGATGGTCGATAG
- the LOC140838801 gene encoding receptor-like serine/threonine-protein kinase SD1-8 isoform X2 codes for MRNTTQHLLVSLVFFPFLTVSLDLISTTRFLTNEQVLVSSTGEFQLGFFTPGRSNNWYIGIWYKNIEVPTFVWVGNRDVPLRNSSGVLKISAGNGDLVLVDDSGQLVWSANYSSGGNTVAELLDSGNLVLRLENDANTENYLWQSFDHPTDTLLPGMKLGWDSKTGLNRYINSWKSADDPSVGDYSFKLDVIGFPEIYLRHKDGVIKYRSGPWNGIGFSGVPEMKPSTVASFLFKMNPDEVYYSFDLYNKSVYSRLTVSSSGILQRFTWIPTSKIWNLFWYAPKDQCDYYKECGAYGICDPNSSPICKCIKGFKPKNPQAWNLRDGSEGCVRFDDLDCKNDGFLTLNNMKLPDSGTAFVDPAMHLDQCQQLCKSNCSCLGYSNFNITNGGSGCAIWPTGLYDMRQYTAAEGGQSFYVRVAAFDSEPVVLAHGNSSDKKGALKIAGITTGIVILLVALVIFFLWNKGKSKTSQSNSLKHRVPRSQDFLMSSPTIPSKRDYSKETAADEIELPLFDFDTIVAVTKNFSEANKLGQGGFGSVYRGMLVEGQEIAVKRLSKSSGQGTEEFKNEVKLIARLQHRNLVRLLGCCIEMEEKMLIYEYMENKSLDSILFKKNKSSLLDWPRRFNIICGVARGLLYLHQDSRFRIIHRDLKASNILLDKDMNPKISDFGMARIFGGDQTEANTKKIVGTYGYMAPEYAMDGLFSVKSDVFSFGVLVLEIVSGKKNRGFYQTNHHLNLLAYAWGLYREGKALELIDSDSGKLYSASEAMRCIQVGLLCVQEHAEDRPNMSTVVLMLNSESASMPQPKNPGFCLGRRPVETDSSSSKQYESCTVNQATVTMIDGR; via the exons ATGAGAAACACCACTCAGCACCTCTTGGTTTCATTAGTTTTCTTCCCTTTTCTCACAGTATCACTTGATCTAATATCCACAACCCGATTTCTAACCAATGAACAAGTTTTAGTCTCTTCCACAGGAGAATTCCAGCTGGGTTTCTTCACTCCAGGTAGATCCAACAACTGGTACATCGGAATTTGGTATAAGAACATTGAAGTGCCAACTTTTGTCTGGGTAGGTAACAGAGATGTACCACTCAGAAATTCATCTGGAGTTTTGAAAATCAGTGCCGGTAATGGAGACCTAGTTCTCGTGGACGATTCGGGGCAGTTGGTTTGGTCAGCGAATTATTCCTCAGGGGGGAACACGGTTGCGGAATTGCTCGATTCAGGGAATCTTGTTCTTCGCCTAGAAAATGATGCGAACACTGAAAATTACCTCTGGCAAAGCTTCGATCACCCGACGGACACTTTGCTACCGGGCATGAAACTAGGCTGGGACTCGAAAACGGGGCTGAATCGATACATCAACTCGTGGAAAAGCGCCGATGATCCATCTGTAGGAGACTACAGTTTCAAGCTGGACGTCATTGGGTTCCCGGAAATATACTTGAGACATAAAGATGGTGTAATCAAGTACCGGAGCGGACCCTGGAATGGGATCGGATTCAGTGGGGTCCCGGAAATGAAACCTAGTACAGTCGCCTCTTTTCTGTTCAAGATGAATCCAGATGAAGTGTACTATTCCTTCGACTTATATAACAAATCAGTTTATTCAAGATTGACAGTAAGTTCTTCCGGCATTCTGCAGCGTTTCACCTGGATCCCAACCAGCAAAATCTGGAATTTATTCTGGTACGCCCCTAAGGATCAGTGTGATTACTACAAAGAATGTGGGGCTTACGGAATTTGTGACCCAAATTCGTCGCCTATATGCAAGTGCATTAAAGGGTTCAAGCCTAAAAATCCTCAGGCGTGGAATTTGAGGGACGGGTCCGAAGGATGTGTTCGGTTCGACGATTTGGACTGTAAAAACGATGGATTTCTAACGTTGAACAATATGAAGCTGCCTGATAGCGGGACTGCTTTTGTGGATCCAGCGATGCATTTGGATCAGTGTCAACAACTGTGCAAGAGCAATTGTTCGTGTCTGGGTTATTCGAATTTTAACATTACTAACGGTGGCTCCGGCTGCGCCATATGGCCGACGGGCTTGTACGATATGAGGCAATACACGGCAGCAGAAGGCGGCCAGAGTTTCTATGTTCGGGTGGCTGCTTTTGACTCAG AACCAGTCGTATTAGCGCATGGAAACAGCTCGGACAAGAAAGGAGCCCTCAAGATTGCTGGCATTACTACCGGCATTGTGATTCTGCTCGTGGCACTTGTCATCTTCTTCTTGTGGAATAAGGGGAAATCAAAAACTTCACAAAGTAACAGTTTAAAGCACAGAG TTCCTAGAAGTCAAGATTTTCTCATGAGTTCACCAACTATACCTAGCAAAAGGGATTACTCGAAAGAAACTGCAGCAGATGAGATAGAATTGCCGTTATTTGACTTCGACACAATAGTTGCCGTGACAAAAAATTTTTCTGAGGCGAATAAACTGGGCCAAGGCGGTTTTGGTAGCGTCTACAGG GGTATGCTGGTGGAAGGCCAGGAAATTGCAGTGAAGAGGCTCTCCAAAAGTTCTGGCCAAGGAACAGAGGAGTTCAAGAATGAGGTTAAGTTGATTGCTAGACTTCAacatagaaatcttgttcgttTACTCGGTTGCTGTATCGAAATGGAGGAGAAGATGTTGATTTACGAGTATATGGAAAACAAAAGCCTTGATTCCATTCTATTCA AGAAAAATAAAAGTTCATTACTTGACTGGCCAAGGAGGTTCAACATCATATGTGGGGTTGCACGAGGGCTTCTCTATCTCCACCAAGATTCAAGATTTCGAATCATCCACAGAGATCTCAAAGCAAGCAACATTCTCCTAGATAAAGACATGAATCCGAAAATATCAGATTTCGGAATGGCAAGAATCTTCGGAGGGGATCAGACAGAAgcaaacacaaaaaaaattgtAGGAACATA TGGCTACATGGCCCCCGAATACGCGATGGACGGTCTCTTCTCTGTGAAATCTGATGTTTTCAGCTTCGGGGTTCTAGTCTTAGAGATCGTGAGCGGCAAGAAGAACCGAGGATTCTATCAAACAAATCACCACCTAAATCTTCTGGCCTAC GCATGGGGATTATACAGGGAAGGAAAAGCTTTGGAGCTAATAGACTCAGATTCTGGTAAATTATATTCAGCAAGTGAAGCAATGAGATGCATACAGGTAGGATTGTTGTGTGTACAAGAACACGCAGAGGACAGACCGAACATGTCGACTGTTGTTTTGATGTTGAACAGTGAATCTGCATCAATGCCACAGCCTAAGAATCCCGGGTTTTGCCTCGGAAGACGGCCAGTTGAAACAGATTCATCCTCGAGTAAACAATATGAATCATGCACGGTAAACCAAGCAACTGTTACAATGATAGATGGTCGATAG